The genomic interval GCGTACGCCGACGCCTCCTTGGAGGAAATCAAGGACGCAACCCGCCTCCACGTCCAAGCGCTGAACGAGGCGCTCGAAAACGTCCCCGCAGAACAAGTGCGCCTGCACACCTGTTGGGGGAGCTACGAGGGCCCCGGCCACCTCGACACGCCGCTCGCCGAGATGCTGCCCGTGCTCTACGAAGCCGACATCACCGGCCTGAGCGTCGAGCAGGCGAACCCCCGCCACCAGCACGAGTACCGCGCGTTCGCCGAACACCCACTGCCCGACGGCTGGACGCTCATCCCCGGCGTCGTGGACGTGAAGACGAACATCATCGACCACCCCGAAACCATCGCGGACAGGATAGAGCGCGTCGCCGACGCCGTCCCCGACGACACCCAGTTGGTCGCCGCGCCCGACTGCGGGTTCGGCACGCAAGCCGGCATCGGCATGGTCGACCCCGAAATCGCGTGGGCGAAACTCGAAGCGCTCGACGACGGCGCACAGATAGCCGCAGACCGCATCTACTAGGAAGAAGACCTATTCTCCCGCGCGTCCTCTCTCGGCGTATGAAGGGACTCTCCGGAAAGACCGCGGTCGTCACGGGCGCGGGGTCGGGAATCGGCCGCGCGAGCGCACACCGGTTCGCCGAGGAAGGCGCGAACGTCGTCGTCGCCGACATCACCGAGGACGGCGGCCGCGAAACCGTCGCCCAAATCGAAGCCGCCGGCGGCGAAGCGACGTTCGCCCAGGTGGACGTCTCCGACCTCGACTCCGTCCAGCGAATGGTGGACGTCGCCGTCGAAACCTACGGCGGATTGGACTTCGCGCACAACAACGCCGGCATCCTCACCGACTTCGCGGGCGTGGACGACATCACCGAAGCCGACTGGGAGCGCATCATCGACGTGAACCTCAAGGGCGTCTGGACGTGCATGAAAGCCGAACTCCCCGCCATGACCGAAGGGAACGCGATCGTCAACACCGCCTC from Salarchaeum japonicum carries:
- a CDS encoding SDR family NAD(P)-dependent oxidoreductase, with the translated sequence MKGLSGKTAVVTGAGSGIGRASAHRFAEEGANVVVADITEDGGRETVAQIEAAGGEATFAQVDVSDLDSVQRMVDVAVETYGGLDFAHNNAGILTDFAGVDDITEADWERIIDVNLKGVWTCMKAELPAMTEGNAIVNTASEAGLVGMGGLSSYAASKHGVVGLTKSAALEYAEKDIRINAIAPGPTKTNIQSSITGTGDSLLARAKSALELVRLAVRTLRADFDTSAMRDVPMNRIADPEEMAGAVAFLCSDDASYITGHTLPIDGGQAAD